The following are encoded in a window of Peptococcaceae bacterium genomic DNA:
- a CDS encoding TRAP transporter substrate-binding protein, translating into MFKKKPLVVVVVLIVIGLLFVALGGCTSKSSGDKAQSQSTASKPQVIELKFSHHDPTTGSTHLGAQEWAKLVEEKAQGTVKITIYPAETLAKTKDSYDALIGGVSDIGWIATAYYPGRFPMTEAAELPFLGFSSVEQAYKVLWDLYNNTDYIKKEFSEAKVLLMYSTTPNVDIGSNKPIRTLEDLKGLKIATIPLNMINFLKQAGALPASLSAPDIYEGMQRGVVNAYIMPWAATKNFRYAEVSKYHTNVRFSIGVRWVAMNKKTWESLPDVAKKAFEECGGVYGASVFAKPMQQAEDTVIKEIKDNKEKTYLELTPEEEKRWKQVAKEAIWEKWIKDKEGQNLPGKAVLEEVQKAIENYAGK; encoded by the coding sequence ATGTTCAAAAAGAAGCCGCTGGTTGTTGTGGTAGTATTAATTGTTATTGGCCTGCTCTTTGTCGCGCTGGGCGGATGCACCTCAAAATCATCAGGCGACAAGGCCCAGTCTCAGTCCACGGCGAGCAAGCCGCAAGTGATCGAGTTGAAATTCAGCCACCATGACCCAACGACAGGTTCAACGCATTTGGGGGCGCAAGAGTGGGCAAAGCTGGTGGAAGAAAAGGCTCAGGGTACGGTGAAGATCACAATCTACCCTGCGGAAACGTTGGCGAAGACCAAGGATTCCTATGATGCGTTAATCGGCGGTGTGTCCGATATTGGCTGGATTGCCACCGCCTATTATCCAGGACGCTTTCCAATGACCGAGGCGGCCGAATTGCCTTTCTTGGGCTTCAGCAGCGTGGAACAAGCCTATAAGGTGCTGTGGGACCTTTACAATAATACGGACTACATTAAAAAGGAATTCTCGGAAGCAAAAGTGCTTCTCATGTATTCCACAACCCCAAATGTGGACATCGGAAGCAATAAGCCAATTCGCACCCTGGAAGATCTTAAAGGGCTTAAAATCGCTACTATACCCCTCAATATGATAAACTTCCTAAAACAGGCCGGCGCCTTGCCCGCGTCATTATCAGCGCCCGATATTTACGAAGGCATGCAAAGGGGCGTTGTCAATGCTTACATCATGCCGTGGGCGGCTACAAAAAATTTCCGCTATGCGGAGGTTTCAAAATATCACACCAATGTCAGGTTTTCGATTGGCGTGCGCTGGGTCGCCATGAACAAAAAGACCTGGGAATCCTTGCCTGATGTCGCCAAGAAAGCCTTTGAGGAATGCGGCGGTGTTTATGGAGCCTCTGTTTTCGCCAAGCCTATGCAGCAGGCGGAAGACACGGTCATAAAAGAGATAAAGGATAATAAGGAGAAAACTTATCTCGAACTCACCCCTGAAGAAGAAAAACGGTGGAAGCAAGTGGCAAAAGAAGCGATCTGGGAAAAATGGATCAAAGATAAGGAAGGCCAGAACCTGCCCGGGAAAGCTGTATTGGAAGAAGTGCAGAAGGCGATCGAGAACTATGCCGGCAAATAG
- a CDS encoding TRAP transporter large permease, which yields MTNEFIGTLGIIIMLFLMFLNIPVGFVMALVGVTGIAILVHPGAALSILKTVPYTTTAAYSLSVIPLFVLMGEFALMGGITKSLYNAFYKCIGHWRGGLAIATILACSLFAAITGSSPATAGAMGKVVLPEMRRFRYESGFAAATVVAGGSLGSFIPPSVVAVIYGILTEQSIAKVVLALFIPGFTLAFMYMITAFLIAYRYPDLAPPGPRHSFKEKVLAIKEIMGVVIIFLVSMGGIYLGVFTATEGAAAGAFLTLMYSLLNRNFTWKKFINCLVETGRVSGVAFTIFIGAMIFSYFMSLSRWPMMLAEFIGGIQASPTTIALFIALVYIILGCFMDSLAMLFVTVPIFFPIIVKLGLDPIWFGVLVIACAEAGLITPPVGMNLFVVQSISEDVKLETIYQKVIPYVATMVIFLVVLVFFPQLALWIPHAMKQ from the coding sequence ATGACCAATGAATTCATAGGAACCTTAGGAATTATCATCATGTTGTTCCTGATGTTTCTGAACATACCTGTCGGTTTTGTCATGGCCTTGGTGGGTGTTACCGGTATTGCAATACTTGTGCATCCCGGAGCCGCACTTAGCATTCTTAAGACTGTGCCTTACACAACGACAGCGGCATATAGTTTAAGCGTTATCCCTCTTTTTGTGCTGATGGGCGAGTTTGCCTTGATGGGCGGGATCACCAAAAGCCTGTACAATGCTTTTTATAAGTGCATTGGTCATTGGAGAGGCGGATTGGCGATCGCCACTATTCTCGCTTGCAGTCTTTTTGCCGCCATAACCGGTTCCAGCCCTGCCACGGCGGGTGCCATGGGCAAAGTTGTCTTGCCGGAGATGCGCAGGTTCCGTTATGAAAGCGGTTTTGCCGCTGCCACCGTTGTAGCCGGCGGCAGCCTGGGCAGTTTCATTCCGCCCAGCGTGGTTGCAGTGATTTACGGCATCCTTACTGAACAGAGCATTGCAAAAGTCGTTTTAGCCCTTTTCATTCCAGGTTTTACCCTCGCCTTTATGTATATGATAACGGCTTTCCTCATCGCCTACCGTTACCCCGATTTGGCCCCTCCCGGCCCGCGGCACAGTTTTAAGGAAAAGGTGCTGGCTATTAAGGAAATTATGGGCGTGGTGATAATATTTCTGGTTAGCATGGGCGGTATATACCTTGGCGTTTTCACGGCCACAGAAGGCGCGGCGGCCGGCGCGTTTTTGACGCTGATGTACAGCTTGTTAAACAGGAATTTCACTTGGAAAAAATTCATTAACTGCCTAGTGGAAACAGGCAGGGTTTCCGGCGTCGCCTTTACTATATTCATTGGCGCCATGATTTTCAGCTATTTCATGTCCTTGTCGCGTTGGCCGATGATGCTCGCAGAATTCATTGGCGGCATTCAGGCTTCTCCTACTACCATCGCCTTATTTATCGCGCTGGTTTATATAATTTTAGGGTGCTTTATGGACAGCCTGGCAATGCTGTTTGTTACTGTACCTATTTTCTTCCCGATCATCGTGAAGCTGGGTCTTGATCCCATTTGGTTCGGGGTGCTGGTTATCGCCTGCGCGGAGGCGGGTCTGATCACCCCGCCGGTAGGCATGAATCTTTTTGTCGTTCAAAGCATTTCGGAGGACGTAAAGCTGGAAACAATCTACCAGAAGGTCATCCCCTATGTGGCGACCATGGTCATCTTTCTTGTCGTGCTGGTATTCTTCCCGCAATTGGCCTTATGGATACCTCACGCGATGAAGCAATGA
- a CDS encoding TRAP transporter small permease, whose product MFREIALKLQKSGLIASGFVSKVGTGFLLVCMLITVVNIVLRYFGTGIAGSVELVEFAMVIIVFFSIGHIQAIKGNIAVKFLYNRLPEKWRSFLDLLSSIVTFLLYCLFVYAAVLQTAYIYKVKEISTVYGIPKYPFFGCMAFGLMVLCYILLGDFLVFLSNLLHKDHND is encoded by the coding sequence TTGTTTAGAGAGATTGCCCTTAAACTCCAAAAAAGCGGCTTAATAGCCTCAGGTTTTGTCTCGAAGGTAGGAACCGGTTTTCTGTTGGTGTGCATGTTGATAACCGTAGTAAACATTGTCCTGCGGTATTTCGGCACAGGAATAGCTGGTTCAGTTGAACTAGTGGAGTTTGCAATGGTTATAATCGTTTTTTTCTCAATAGGGCATATACAGGCTATCAAAGGTAACATAGCCGTAAAGTTTCTGTATAACCGGCTGCCTGAGAAATGGCGTTCATTCCTTGACCTTTTAAGCTCAATAGTAACATTTTTGCTGTATTGTCTGTTTGTTTATGCCGCTGTGCTTCAGACCGCGTATATATATAAGGTCAAAGAAATAAGTACGGTTTACGGCATTCCCAAGTATCCTTTCTTCGGCTGCATGGCGTTTGGTTTGATGGTGCTGTGTTATATCCTGTTGGGTGACTTCTTGGTGTTTCTATCAAATTTACTGCACAAAGATCACAATGACTAA
- a CDS encoding SDR family oxidoreductase encodes MRRVEGKVALITGAGSGIGETTAKLFASEGAVVGLVARRENTLLRVKEEIEAEGGKAFYIVADVGTLEGCEKAVSSTVNEYGRIDILVNNAGITDQNRSTVNTTDEIWEKVIAVNQTGVFYMCRAALRYMEKQGAGVIVNVSSIAGVYGNSGAAYSASKAAVISLTKNIAIQYAGSGIRCNAVCPGRTPTAFNSPEALEHFDKGMMEITRRHYDFSLPKTEPIDQAKAILFFACDESKAVTGQYLVIDNGMCL; translated from the coding sequence ATGAGAAGAGTAGAGGGGAAAGTGGCGCTGATCACGGGTGCCGGTTCAGGCATCGGAGAAACTACGGCCAAGCTTTTTGCCAGCGAAGGGGCAGTAGTAGGGCTTGTTGCCCGCAGGGAAAACACGCTTCTGAGGGTTAAGGAAGAGATAGAGGCCGAGGGCGGGAAAGCCTTTTATATAGTTGCCGATGTCGGCACTCTGGAAGGGTGCGAAAAGGCGGTTTCGTCTACCGTTAACGAGTATGGCAGAATTGACATATTGGTGAATAACGCCGGGATTACTGACCAGAACAGGTCTACCGTCAACACCACCGATGAGATCTGGGAGAAGGTCATTGCGGTCAATCAGACAGGAGTGTTTTACATGTGCAGGGCGGCATTGAGATATATGGAGAAACAGGGCGCCGGCGTCATAGTCAATGTTTCCTCAATTGCCGGGGTATACGGCAACTCGGGCGCCGCCTACTCCGCCTCAAAAGCCGCGGTTATTTCCCTCACGAAAAACATAGCGATTCAATATGCCGGCAGCGGCATTCGCTGCAACGCCGTCTGCCCCGGCAGGACACCCACGGCTTTCAATTCGCCGGAGGCGTTGGAGCATTTTGACAAGGGAATGATGGAAATCACCAGGAGGCACTATGACTTCTCGCTGCCTAAAACCGAGCCGATAGACCAGGCTAAGGCAATTCTGTTCTTTGCCTGTGATGAGTCCAAAGCGGTCACCGGGCAGTATCTGGTAATCGACAATGGGATGTGTCTGTAG